Proteins encoded together in one Orrella marina window:
- the sucC gene encoding ADP-forming succinate--CoA ligase subunit beta, whose translation MKIHEYQGKELLRKFGVTVPRGIPAFNVEEAVSAAEQLGGPVWVVKAQIHAGGRGKGGGVKLARSIDEVRQLASEILGMQLVTHQTGPDGQKVGRLLIEEGADIKKEYYVGIVTDRGTQRVCVMASSEGGMDIEEVANSTPEKILKVFVDPLKGFSEDEARELARGIGVPDASVEKAAAEFRKLYQVYWDTDSSLAEINPLILTGSGDIIALDAKFNFDSNALFRHQEIVAYRDLDEEDPAEIEASKFDLAYIQLDGNIGCLVNGAGLAMATMDTIKLFGGEPANFLDVGGSATAEKVTEAFKIMLKNDDVRAILVNIFGGIMRCDVIAEGVITACKAVSLSVPLVVRMKGTNEELGKKMLAESGLPIISADTMADAASAVVAAAK comes from the coding sequence AGGCAAGGAACTGTTGCGCAAGTTTGGCGTGACAGTACCCCGTGGCATCCCGGCGTTCAACGTTGAGGAAGCTGTCAGTGCCGCCGAGCAGCTTGGTGGGCCAGTTTGGGTAGTCAAGGCCCAGATTCACGCCGGAGGCCGGGGTAAGGGCGGTGGTGTCAAGCTCGCTCGCTCCATAGACGAAGTCAGACAGCTCGCGAGCGAGATCCTCGGCATGCAGCTGGTCACACACCAGACTGGTCCGGACGGTCAGAAAGTTGGGCGTTTGCTGATTGAGGAAGGTGCGGACATCAAGAAGGAATACTACGTTGGTATCGTGACTGATCGAGGCACCCAGCGTGTCTGCGTGATGGCCTCCAGCGAGGGTGGTATGGACATTGAGGAAGTAGCCAACAGCACTCCTGAGAAGATCCTCAAGGTGTTTGTTGATCCCCTCAAAGGTTTCAGCGAGGACGAGGCGCGTGAACTGGCACGTGGTATCGGTGTGCCTGACGCATCAGTCGAAAAGGCTGCTGCCGAGTTCCGCAAGCTGTATCAGGTTTACTGGGATACCGATTCGTCACTGGCCGAGATCAATCCGCTCATCCTGACCGGCAGCGGAGACATCATTGCATTGGACGCAAAGTTCAACTTTGACTCGAATGCGCTCTTTCGCCATCAGGAGATCGTTGCCTATCGTGATCTGGATGAGGAAGATCCTGCTGAAATCGAAGCGAGCAAGTTCGACCTGGCTTACATTCAGCTCGACGGCAACATTGGCTGCCTGGTCAACGGCGCGGGTCTGGCCATGGCGACCATGGACACGATCAAGCTCTTTGGCGGCGAGCCGGCCAACTTCCTCGATGTGGGTGGTAGTGCCACAGCTGAGAAAGTCACCGAGGCCTTCAAGATCATGCTCAAGAACGATGATGTTCGCGCCATTCTGGTCAACATCTTTGGAGGCATCATGCGTTGCGACGTGATCGCAGAGGGCGTCATCACTGCTTGCAAGGCTGTTAGCCTGAGCGTGCCGCTGGTGGTTCGCATGAAGGGAACCAACGAAGAGCTGGGCAAGAAGAT